One part of the Microbacterium aurugineum genome encodes these proteins:
- a CDS encoding DUF1761 domain-containing protein, whose translation MVPEINYWAVLLATASSMLVGSIWYARGVFGTRWSKLANVDLDNPSGNPVLAIITTVIVSFITAWVLAGAAVIAWHFYGGSYFWGAIVTAVTLWAGFTAARFITHDAFEGRSTKLTTLNIAHELVTVVVMALIIGVWPPALG comes from the coding sequence ATGGTTCCGGAGATCAACTATTGGGCGGTCCTGCTGGCCACCGCGTCGAGCATGCTCGTCGGCTCGATCTGGTACGCCAGAGGCGTGTTCGGCACACGCTGGTCGAAGCTCGCGAACGTGGACCTCGACAATCCCTCGGGCAATCCCGTGCTGGCGATCATCACCACGGTCATCGTGAGCTTCATCACGGCCTGGGTGCTCGCCGGAGCCGCCGTCATCGCCTGGCACTTCTACGGCGGATCATACTTCTGGGGTGCGATCGTCACCGCGGTCACGCTGTGGGCGGGCTTCACGGCCGCCCGCTTCATCACGCACGACGCGTTCGAGGGCCGCTCGACCAAGCTGACCACGCTGAACATCGCGCATGAGCTGGTCACCGTCGTCGTGATGGCCCTGATCATCGGCGTCTGGCCG